The following proteins are co-located in the Cydia fagiglandana chromosome 2, ilCydFagi1.1, whole genome shotgun sequence genome:
- the LOC134678971 gene encoding titin yields the protein MSLSALTLLRARVGRIKPACAHRSTHNQSSAAAETCSNMKFLVVLVASLAVVAFASEEKGAQKQAAAEDKKQEKRGIYDIGHYGGGEEHSFGGQQSHDFGGHDFGGHDFGGQGFGGHESHGLSQGGGDFGGSHGSWQPIQHHGHEHHEHVKHVEVVKKVPVPYTVEKHVPYTVEKKVPYEVKVPVPQPYTVEKKVPVTVKEYVKYPVYVPEPYTVEKKVPYEVKVPVDKPYEVKVKVPTPYTVEKKVPYEVKVPVPQPYTVEKKVPYPVKYEVKVPQPYEVIKKVPYEVKVPVDKPYNVYVEKPYPVTVEKPYPVTVHKPVPYEVKVPVDRPYKVEVEKPYPVHVKVPVPKPYDVYKKVPYTVEKKVPYEVKVPIDKPYPVYKEVQVPLVKEVPYPVKVHVPIYFKKEVEHHHHQHHEPQHHESHGWN from the exons ATGTCATTATCGGCGCTCACCCTTCTTCGCGCGCGCGTGGGGCGTATAAAACCTGCGTGCGCGCACCGATCGACACACAACCAGTCTTCGGCGGCGGCGGAGACGTGCAGCAACATGAAGTTCTTG GTTGTTTTAGTAGCCTCATTGGCCGTGGTGGCCTTTGCCAGCGAGGAGAAAGGCGCACAGAAACAGGCGGCAGCCGAAGACAAGAAACAGGAGAAGCGAGGAATCTACGACATCGGCCATTATGGCGGCGGCGAGGAGCACAGCTTCGGCGGACAGCAGAGTCATGACTTCGGCGGACACGACTTCGGCGGACACGACTTCGGTGGTCAGGGCTTTGGCGGGCACGAGTCCCACGGCCTGAGCCAAGGCGGCGGCGACTTCGGCGGCTCCCACGGCTCGTGGCAGCCCATCCAGCACCACGGACACGAGCACCACGAGCACGTTAAGCACGTCGAGGTCGTCAAGAAGGTCCCCGTGCCCTACACCGTCGAGAAACACGTGCCCTACACTGTTGAGAAGAAAGTGCCCTATGAAGTCAAGGTGCCCGTGCCCCAGCCCTACACTGTCGAGAAGAAAGTCCCGGTCACCGTCAAGGAGTACGTCAAGTACCCCGTGTACGTCCCCGAGCCCTACACCGTTGAGAAGAAGGTGCCTTATGAAGTCAAGGTCCCCGTCGACAAGCCCTATGAAGTCAAAGTGAAGGTCCCCACCCCTTACACCGTCGAGAAGAAGGTGCCCTATGAAGTCAAGGTCCCCGTGCCCCAGCCCTACACCGTGGAGAAGAAGGTTCCCTACCCGGTGAAGTACGAAGTAAAAGTTCCCCAGCCTTACGAAGTCATCAAGAAGGTTCCCTATGAAGTGAAGGTCCCAGTCGACAAGCCCTACAACGTGTACGTGGAGAAGCCCTACCCCGTGACGGTGGAGAAGCCCTACCCCGTGACTGTCCATAAGCCGGTGCCGTATGAGGTCAAGGTCCCCGTCGACAGGCCTTACAAGGTCGAGGTCGAGAAGCCCTACCCCGTGCACGTGAAGGTCCCGGTGCCCAAGCCCTACGACGTGTACAAGAAGGTGCCCTACACCGTCGAGAAGAAAGTGCCTTATGAAGTGAAGGTCCCCATCGACAAGCCGTACCCCGTGTACAAGGAGGTGCAAGTGCCTCTTGTTAAGGAGGTCCCTTACCCCGTGAAGGTGCACGTGCCCATTTACTTCAAGAAGGAGGTGGAACACCATCACCATCAGCACCACGAGCCTCAGCACCACGAGAGCCACGGGTGGAACTGA